The nucleotide window GCCGGCAGCACCAGCTCGGCATTGTCGGAGGGGCGCGGGAAGTTGCGGCCGCCGGGCCGGCGCACCCCGATCCGCGCCCAGTCGCCGAGCGTGCGGTCGGTATCGGCCAGCGTATAATCGAAGCCGCGCGGCAGCTCGACCTCGTAGCCCCAGGTCTTGCCGCCCTGCCAGCCGTGCTTTTTCAGATAGTTGGCGGTGGAGGCGAGCGCATCGGGAATGTTGGTCCAGATGTCGCGCCGGCCGTCGCCGTCATAGTCGGAGGCATATTGCTTCCAGCTGGAGGGCATGAACTGGGTATGGCCCATGGCGCCGGCCCAGGAGCCTTCCATCCGGTCGGGCGAAACGTGGCCGGCATCGAGGATCTGCAGCGCCGTCACCAGCTCGCGCTGCCAGAACTCGCGCCGGCGCGGCGCGGCATAGGCCAGCGTCGCCAGCGCCCGCACCACATAGTGCTTGCCCATGAAGTTGCCGTAGTTGGTCTCCATGCCCCAGATCGCCACGACCGCGTGGCGCTCGACGCCGTAGCGGCTCTCGATCACCGCCAGCTCGCGCGCATAGGTCTGCAGCATCTGGCGACCGTTCTCGACGCGCGTGTCGGAGACCGCGCTGTCCAGGTACTCCCAGATCGGCTTCACGAATTCCGACTGCCGGTTCATGAGCCGGATCGTGTCCTCGTCCGGGGTCATGCCCTGGAACGCCCGGCGATAGGTCGCCTGCGACACGCCGGCCGACCGCGCCGTCGACCAGAATCCGTCGACCCAGCGGGTAAAGCCGGCATCGGCCATCGCCGCGCCGGCCGGCAGGCATAGCGTCAGGGCAAGTCCGAGCGCGCCGGCCAGCCGCCGCGCGGTACGGGCCGGCCCCTTTGCATGGCTCTGAAGCAAAAACATCAACACTCCT belongs to Stappia indica and includes:
- a CDS encoding lytic murein transglycosylase yields the protein MFLLQSHAKGPARTARRLAGALGLALTLCLPAGAAMADAGFTRWVDGFWSTARSAGVSQATYRRAFQGMTPDEDTIRLMNRQSEFVKPIWEYLDSAVSDTRVENGRQMLQTYARELAVIESRYGVERHAVVAIWGMETNYGNFMGKHYVVRALATLAYAAPRRREFWQRELVTALQILDAGHVSPDRMEGSWAGAMGHTQFMPSSWKQYASDYDGDGRRDIWTNIPDALASTANYLKKHGWQGGKTWGYEVELPRGFDYTLADTDRTLGDWARIGVRRPGGRNFPRPSDNAELVLPAGASGPAFLMLKNFFVIKRYNNATAYALAVGHLADRIRGGEPFARQWQRDALPLSKPQAEELQTLLNRRGFSVGTADGQVGPATRRGIRAYQTAAGLIPDGYASVALLEHIRSGR